Proteins from a single region of Bradyrhizobium diazoefficiens:
- a CDS encoding glycerol-3-phosphate dehydrogenase has product MADYDLAIIGGGLNGVSLARDAAGRGLRVILVEQGDLAAAASSATPRLIHGDLSVLERRGFRRVRRALAERAIWLRIAPHLVRPMSFVIPAHSDERPPWLLRAGLYVYDALANRGGLPRSTTLDITHHPVGNALKRPFGIAFEYADCVVDDSRLVVLTALDAAERGAAIRTGARCVRADRTDIWQLALVDRGHRRVVTARALANATGGWTSLVAETVLRQPPPTMLAMQMSQIIVPRLFESDNVYVFQNNDGRLIFASPFEREFTLVGTVTRDFTGDPAIVAMPGADVIYLCEAASRYFRERIGPTDVVRTVSGVNLAPASGRRGDGTTLFDARRRKAPLLTMVGGDVTSSRLRAERAVTRLTPFYPMSPRWTAGAALPGGDFAWNRFETEIDLARERWRFLSEPQARRLVAAYGSRLPAVLGEAKTRDELDPGFGPDLTGAEVRYLMTREWARFPDDILWRRSKLGLTMPAADRDALAAFMADLSRTG; this is encoded by the coding sequence ATGGCGGATTACGACCTCGCGATCATCGGCGGCGGCCTGAACGGTGTCAGCCTCGCGCGCGATGCCGCTGGTCGCGGGTTGCGGGTCATCCTGGTCGAGCAGGGCGATCTGGCCGCTGCTGCCTCGTCGGCGACACCACGGTTGATCCACGGCGATTTGTCGGTGCTGGAGCGGCGCGGCTTCCGGCGGGTGCGCCGGGCGCTGGCCGAGCGGGCGATTTGGCTCCGGATCGCGCCGCATCTGGTGCGGCCGATGAGTTTCGTGATCCCCGCCCATTCCGATGAGCGTCCGCCCTGGCTGTTGCGCGCGGGCCTGTATGTTTATGACGCCCTCGCCAATCGCGGCGGCTTGCCTCGATCCACAACTCTCGACATCACGCATCATCCGGTCGGCAACGCGCTGAAGCGCCCGTTCGGCATCGCCTTCGAATATGCCGATTGCGTCGTCGACGATTCGCGCCTCGTGGTGCTCACGGCGCTGGATGCCGCCGAGCGCGGCGCGGCGATTCGCACCGGAGCGCGTTGCGTGCGCGCCGACAGGACCGACATCTGGCAGCTCGCACTGGTCGATCGTGGCCATCGCCGGGTGGTTACGGCACGTGCGCTGGCCAATGCCACCGGCGGCTGGACATCGTTGGTCGCAGAAACCGTACTGCGACAGCCGCCGCCGACGATGCTCGCCATGCAGATGAGCCAGATCATCGTGCCCAGACTGTTCGAGTCCGACAACGTCTATGTGTTCCAGAACAATGACGGCCGGCTGATTTTTGCCAGCCCCTTCGAGCGCGAATTCACGCTGGTCGGCACGGTCACGCGCGATTTCACTGGCGATCCCGCGATCGTCGCCATGCCGGGTGCCGACGTCATTTATCTCTGCGAGGCCGCGAGCCGCTATTTTCGCGAGCGCATTGGCCCGACCGACGTGGTGCGCACGGTCTCCGGCGTCAATTTGGCGCCTGCGTCCGGGCGACGAGGCGACGGCACCACGCTGTTCGACGCGCGCCGGCGCAAGGCGCCGCTGCTCACGATGGTCGGCGGCGACGTTACTAGCTCGCGGCTACGCGCAGAGCGGGCGGTGACGCGGCTGACGCCGTTCTATCCGATGTCGCCGCGCTGGACTGCCGGCGCAGCACTGCCCGGCGGAGATTTTGCCTGGAATCGCTTCGAGACCGAGATCGACCTCGCACGTGAGCGCTGGCGATTTCTGTCCGAGCCGCAGGCCCGGCGTCTGGTTGCCGCCTATGGCTCGCGCTTGCCGGCCGTGCTGGGCGAGGCGAAGACACGCGACGAACTCGACCCAGGTTTCGGCCCCGACCTGACCGGCGCCGAAGTGCGCTATCTCATGACCCGCGAATGGGCGCGCTTTCCCGACGACATCCTGTGGCGCCGCTCCAAGCTCGGCCTGACCATGCCCGCGGCGGACCGCGACGCGCTGGCTGCGTTCATGGCGGATCTGTCTCGAACCGGTTGA
- a CDS encoding EAL domain-containing protein, whose product MAEKNWHEGSMLPIAVQALVCLTSAVAPSRAYAGGFTPPSYLGDLDPNLVWEALIGGVAVCAFLVAIALWIHSALRRSKRSQLRRNAFVSSAMNNLNQGVVMTDARRRIIFCNDRYLEIYGLTRSDLWTGMTGYDILELRRQRGVLCVTDDEFYQKAASPNGLITELPDGRAILVKYFILPNGGSVATHLDVSEQRALSRQLASTKQFLETVLDNVPACVAAKNIEDGRYIFANKAYERFWGFSRDQVVGKNARELFSSDSASSIETTDRAALAAPDGQYRNEFEVERGSERRRVASIRIVVRNESDKPEFLLAVFEDVTDRQSLSMELESTKKFLELVVDNIPVALIVEQVKDGRYLLANRSAEAILNRRREEATGLTASDIFNAKEAKLIIARDEAAIKKRGMITEEHPISTKDGLRLFLTRRATVLNDAGEPQYLIKTHEDVTNRRQTESRMAHMAYHDGLTDLPNRAAFLQALNQMIEACEGTDEEFAVLCVDLDGLKEVNDVFGHALGDKLLIEVAQRLQDTARGGLVARLSGDEFGLIIDGKQPDVGLALAQQLGEALAPEFHIDGRAVRAGITTGMSIFPHNGPDGAALLANAGAALFRAKQKSRGTISLYQPEMDQQIRDRRVLHQDLSKAIKNGELSLAFQPQGIARNSVAESEIIGFEALARWQHPVRGQVSPAEFIPIAEESGLIVEMGEWILREVCREAASWPKPLQVAVNLSPAQFMHGDVVGLVHSILLETGLAPGRLELEITEGVLIEDFDRGLALLRRLKALGVRISMDDFGSGYSSLSYLQAFPFDKIKIDRAFIINLGRNPQSAAIVRAVIDLGHGLEMSIIAEGVETIDQLTFLAREGCDGVQGYLLGKPLPIGKYAGLVGRTEAMELALKTG is encoded by the coding sequence ATGGCTGAGAAGAACTGGCACGAAGGCAGCATGCTTCCGATTGCTGTGCAGGCCCTCGTGTGCCTGACCAGCGCGGTCGCGCCTTCGCGCGCCTACGCCGGCGGCTTCACGCCGCCGAGCTATCTTGGCGATCTCGACCCCAATCTGGTGTGGGAAGCCCTGATCGGCGGCGTCGCCGTCTGCGCCTTCCTGGTGGCCATCGCGCTGTGGATCCATTCCGCCCTGCGCCGGAGCAAGCGTTCGCAGTTGCGGCGCAACGCCTTCGTCTCCTCCGCCATGAACAATCTCAACCAGGGCGTGGTAATGACGGATGCGCGGCGCCGCATCATCTTCTGCAACGACCGCTATCTCGAGATCTACGGCCTGACGCGCTCGGACCTGTGGACAGGCATGACCGGCTACGACATCCTCGAGTTGCGGCGCCAGCGCGGGGTCCTTTGCGTCACTGACGACGAGTTCTACCAGAAGGCGGCAAGCCCCAACGGCCTGATTACCGAACTGCCTGACGGCCGCGCCATCCTTGTCAAATATTTCATACTGCCGAACGGCGGCTCGGTGGCGACCCATCTCGATGTCAGCGAGCAGCGCGCGCTGTCGCGGCAGCTCGCCTCCACCAAGCAATTCCTGGAAACGGTTCTGGACAACGTGCCGGCCTGCGTGGCCGCGAAGAACATCGAGGACGGCCGCTACATCTTTGCCAACAAAGCCTATGAGCGCTTCTGGGGCTTTTCGCGGGATCAGGTCGTCGGCAAGAATGCGCGCGAGCTGTTCTCGTCCGATTCGGCATCCAGCATCGAGACCACCGACCGCGCCGCGCTCGCGGCGCCCGATGGCCAGTATCGCAATGAATTCGAGGTCGAGCGCGGCTCAGAGCGACGCCGGGTTGCCTCGATCCGCATCGTTGTCCGCAACGAGAGCGACAAGCCGGAATTCCTGCTGGCGGTGTTCGAGGACGTCACTGATCGGCAATCGCTGTCGATGGAGCTGGAGAGCACCAAGAAGTTCCTCGAGCTCGTGGTCGACAACATTCCGGTGGCGCTGATCGTGGAGCAGGTCAAGGATGGCCGCTATCTGCTCGCCAATCGCAGTGCCGAGGCCATCCTCAACCGCAGGCGCGAGGAAGCCACGGGTCTGACCGCGTCCGACATCTTCAATGCCAAGGAAGCCAAGCTGATCATCGCGCGCGACGAGGCGGCGATCAAGAAGCGCGGGATGATCACCGAGGAGCATCCGATCTCCACCAAAGACGGCCTGCGCCTGTTCCTGACCCGGCGTGCCACCGTGCTCAATGACGCCGGCGAGCCGCAATATCTGATCAAGACCCACGAGGACGTCACCAACCGCCGGCAGACCGAGTCGCGCATGGCCCACATGGCCTACCACGACGGCCTCACCGACCTGCCGAACCGCGCCGCCTTCCTTCAGGCCTTGAACCAGATGATCGAGGCCTGCGAGGGCACTGACGAGGAGTTCGCGGTGCTTTGCGTCGATCTCGACGGCCTCAAGGAAGTCAACGACGTGTTCGGCCACGCGCTTGGCGACAAGCTGCTGATCGAGGTGGCCCAGCGGCTCCAGGACACCGCGCGCGGCGGCCTGGTGGCGCGTCTCTCCGGCGACGAATTCGGCCTGATCATCGATGGCAAGCAGCCCGACGTGGGCCTTGCGCTGGCGCAGCAGCTTGGCGAGGCGCTGGCACCGGAATTCCATATCGATGGCCGCGCGGTTCGTGCCGGCATCACCACCGGCATGTCGATCTTCCCGCACAATGGCCCAGACGGTGCCGCGCTGCTCGCCAATGCCGGCGCCGCCCTGTTCCGCGCCAAACAGAAATCCCGCGGCACGATCAGTCTCTACCAGCCCGAGATGGACCAGCAGATCCGCGATCGCCGCGTGCTGCACCAGGACCTCTCGAAGGCGATCAAGAACGGCGAGCTGTCGCTTGCCTTCCAGCCGCAGGGCATCGCGCGCAACAGCGTCGCCGAGAGCGAGATCATCGGCTTCGAAGCCTTGGCGCGCTGGCAACATCCGGTGCGCGGCCAGGTCTCGCCGGCCGAATTCATCCCGATCGCGGAAGAGAGCGGCCTGATCGTGGAGATGGGCGAGTGGATCCTGCGCGAGGTCTGCCGCGAGGCGGCGTCGTGGCCGAAGCCGCTCCAGGTCGCGGTCAATCTGTCGCCGGCGCAGTTCATGCATGGCGACGTGGTCGGGCTCGTCCATTCGATCCTGCTCGAGACGGGTCTGGCGCCCGGCCGGCTCGAACTCGAAATCACCGAGGGCGTGCTGATCGAGGACTTCGATCGTGGCTTGGCGTTGCTGCGCCGGCTGAAGGCGCTGGGCGTTCGCATCTCCATGGACGATTTCGGCAGCGGCTATTCCTCGCTGAGCTATCTCCAGGCGTTCCCGTTCGACAAGATCAAGATCGACCGCGCCTTCATCATCAATCTCGGCCGCAACCCGCAATCAGCGGCGATCGTCCGCGCCGTGATCGATCTAGGCCACGGTCTCGAAATGTCCATCATCGCCGAGGGCGTCGAGACGATCGACCAGCTCACTTTCCTCGCCAGGGAAGGCTGTGACGGCGTGCAGGGCTATCTGCTCGGCAAGCCGCTGCCGATCGGGAAATATGCCGGCCTCGTCGGCCGCACCGAAGCCATGGAGCTTGCGCTCAAGACTGGTTAA
- a CDS encoding NAD(P)/FAD-dependent oxidoreductase, whose translation MDRVDCVVIGAGVIGLAVARKLAQAGREVIVLEEAEAIGTVTSSRNSEVIHAGIYYRAGSWMARMCVSGKHALYRYCRERGIPHNNCGKLIVATTANETEKLQSIKAHAEANGVLDMQLLSGEAARALEPALACDAALLSPSTGIIDSHAYMLSLRGEAEEAGAAFAFHTPLIRAKADAGTIEIEAGGEAPMTLQCGLLVNAAGLSATTVARHIDGMPVDRIPPAYLAKGNYFSCNARTPFSRLIYPVPEPGGLGVHLTLDMAGQARFGPDVEWIQTIDYEVDPSRAERFYPAIRKYWPTLPDGALTPSYAGIRPKIVPPAVATQDFLMQGPRDHGVAGLVNLFGIESPGLTSSLAIADHVAELANI comes from the coding sequence ATGGATAGGGTCGACTGCGTCGTCATCGGAGCCGGCGTGATCGGGCTCGCGGTGGCCCGGAAGCTCGCACAGGCCGGGCGCGAGGTGATCGTGCTCGAGGAGGCCGAGGCCATCGGCACTGTCACCTCCTCGCGCAACAGCGAGGTGATCCATGCCGGGATCTATTACCGCGCCGGAAGCTGGATGGCACGCATGTGCGTCAGCGGCAAGCATGCGCTGTACCGCTATTGCCGCGAGCGCGGCATCCCGCACAACAACTGCGGCAAGCTGATCGTCGCGACCACTGCGAACGAAACCGAGAAGCTGCAATCGATCAAGGCGCACGCCGAGGCCAACGGCGTGCTCGACATGCAATTGCTCTCGGGTGAAGCCGCGCGCGCGCTGGAGCCGGCGCTGGCCTGCGACGCCGCGCTGCTGTCGCCGTCGACCGGCATCATCGACAGCCATGCCTATATGCTCTCGCTGCGCGGCGAGGCCGAGGAAGCGGGCGCAGCCTTTGCGTTTCACACGCCGTTGATCCGCGCCAAGGCCGACGCCGGAACGATCGAGATCGAAGCCGGCGGCGAAGCGCCGATGACGCTGCAATGCGGTCTGCTGGTCAACGCGGCCGGGCTTTCGGCCACGACCGTGGCGCGCCACATCGACGGCATGCCGGTTGACCGGATTCCGCCGGCTTATCTCGCCAAGGGAAACTACTTCAGCTGCAATGCGCGCACGCCGTTCTCGCGCCTGATCTATCCGGTGCCCGAGCCTGGCGGGCTAGGAGTGCATCTGACGCTGGACATGGCAGGACAGGCGCGGTTCGGCCCCGACGTCGAATGGATCCAGACGATCGACTATGAGGTCGATCCGTCGCGTGCCGAGCGCTTCTATCCGGCGATCCGCAAATACTGGCCGACGCTGCCCGATGGCGCGCTGACGCCGAGTTATGCGGGCATCCGCCCGAAGATCGTGCCGCCGGCTGTCGCGACGCAGGATTTCCTGATGCAGGGTCCGCGCGACCATGGCGTCGCGGGTCTGGTCAATCTGTTCGGCATCGAATCGCCGGGACTGACATCATCGCTCGCGATCGCGGACCACGTCGCCGAGCTCGCAAACATCTAA
- a CDS encoding DUF465 domain-containing protein produces MTIQAHLVELERKHKTLENELHEALVHLSTDDLQIVELKRRKLLVKDQIERLKQSGDTLH; encoded by the coding sequence ATGACAATTCAGGCACATCTGGTTGAATTGGAACGGAAGCATAAAACGCTCGAAAACGAATTGCACGAAGCTCTCGTGCACCTTTCAACAGACGACCTGCAAATTGTTGAGTTGAAGCGCCGGAAGTTGCTGGTCAAGGACCAGATCGAACGACTGAAGCAGTCGGGCGACACGCTTCACTAG
- a CDS encoding DUF465 domain-containing protein, with translation MTHEDERELEAELTRLQQEHRDLDAAIDALHQSPAPDLLRLQRLKKRKLLLRDRIAFIEDQITPDIIA, from the coding sequence ATGACCCATGAAGACGAGCGTGAGCTCGAAGCCGAGCTCACCCGGTTGCAGCAGGAACACCGAGATCTCGATGCGGCGATCGATGCACTGCATCAATCGCCCGCCCCCGACCTATTGCGGTTACAGCGATTGAAGAAGCGCAAGCTGTTGTTGCGCGACCGTATCGCCTTCATCGAAGATCAGATCACGCCCGATATTATTGCCTGA
- a CDS encoding GGDEF domain-containing protein has protein sequence MKKSKRATAAKAKKGRKTSGSRTKTALKRAAAPRRASIAGAPSKDTSKSTIRGLRTKLTQALRRVAELEAAADTDFLLDIPNRRGFERELQRAIAYMKRYRASGALIVLDVDRLKPINDCFGHAAGDEVLKAIAATLTRQIRASDVVGRLGGDEFALLLWNLSETDAKAKAFVFEQAIDELSFVFRGKQVTAGASAGVALLGAQSDAARALEEADAAMYVRKAQRRHETRIRLASS, from the coding sequence ATGAAGAAATCAAAAAGGGCGACCGCTGCGAAGGCCAAAAAGGGTCGAAAAACCAGCGGGAGCCGAACGAAAACTGCACTCAAGCGGGCTGCGGCGCCTCGCCGCGCGTCCATCGCCGGCGCTCCCAGCAAGGACACCAGCAAGTCGACCATCCGCGGCCTACGGACCAAGCTGACGCAGGCGCTGCGGCGCGTCGCCGAGCTCGAGGCCGCCGCCGACACCGATTTCCTGCTGGACATTCCCAACCGGCGCGGTTTCGAGCGCGAGCTCCAGCGCGCCATCGCCTACATGAAGCGCTACCGCGCCAGTGGCGCGCTGATCGTGCTCGACGTCGACCGGCTGAAGCCGATCAACGATTGCTTCGGCCATGCCGCCGGCGACGAGGTGCTGAAAGCGATCGCTGCGACGCTGACGCGGCAGATCCGCGCCTCCGACGTGGTCGGCCGTCTCGGCGGCGACGAGTTTGCCCTGCTGTTATGGAATCTCAGCGAGACCGATGCCAAGGCGAAGGCCTTTGTCTTCGAGCAGGCGATCGACGAATTGTCCTTTGTCTTTCGCGGCAAGCAGGTGACGGCTGGCGCCTCCGCCGGTGTCGCGCTGCTCGGTGCGCAGTCCGATGCTGCCCGGGCCCTGGAGGAGGCCGATGCCGCCATGTATGTGCGCAAGGCGCAACGGCGGCACGAGACGCGGATCAGGCTCGCGAGCAGCTGA
- the purE gene encoding 5-(carboxyamino)imidazole ribonucleotide mutase: MTAPIAIIMGSQSDWETMRHAADTLQALGVSVDTRIVSAHRTPDRLFSFAKGAKAAGFKVIIAGAGGAAHLPGMAAALTELPVFGVPVESRTLKGIDSLYSIVQMPAGIPVGSLAIGKAGAINAALLAASVLALSDPALSERLAAWRKAQTEAVAERPEDKA; encoded by the coding sequence ATGACCGCGCCGATCGCCATCATCATGGGAAGCCAGTCGGACTGGGAGACGATGCGGCACGCTGCCGACACGCTTCAAGCGCTCGGCGTTAGCGTCGACACCCGCATCGTTTCGGCACACCGCACCCCCGACCGGCTGTTTTCCTTCGCCAAGGGCGCCAAGGCGGCCGGCTTCAAGGTCATTATTGCCGGCGCCGGCGGCGCCGCGCATCTGCCCGGCATGGCCGCGGCGCTGACGGAACTGCCGGTGTTCGGCGTGCCGGTCGAGTCCAGGACGCTGAAGGGCATCGACTCGCTCTATTCGATCGTCCAGATGCCCGCCGGCATTCCGGTCGGCAGCCTTGCCATTGGCAAAGCCGGCGCGATCAACGCGGCGCTGCTCGCGGCATCCGTGCTGGCACTGTCCGACCCGGCCCTGTCGGAGCGCCTCGCCGCCTGGCGCAAGGCGCAGACCGAGGCGGTTGCCGAGCGCCCGGAGGACAAGGCGTGA
- a CDS encoding 5-(carboxyamino)imidazole ribonucleotide synthase, with protein MTDAKQVKLKPGDTIGILGGGQLGRMLAMAASRLGLRCQVFSPDPDSPAFDVVLNATCAEYADVEALELFAHDVDVITYEFENVPAAAAMVLDARRPVLPNRKILETTQDRLAEKDFVTRLGIGTAAYADVTSVASLREAIDKIGLPAVLKTRRFGYDGKGQAIIREGDDIAKIWTSLATKSAILEAFVPFEREISVIAARSASGQVECFDVTENEHRDHILKISRAPAAIPDALAEEARSIASKIATALDYVGVLAVEMFVLSNGGGSKVLVNEIAPRVHNSGHWTLDGASLSQFEQHIRAIAGWPLGKPVRHGEVVTMTNLIGDEIDDYETWLSVPGVTVHIYGKGAPRPGRKMGHVTEVRPSKSK; from the coding sequence GTGACTGACGCAAAGCAGGTGAAGCTGAAGCCCGGCGACACCATCGGAATCCTCGGCGGCGGACAACTCGGCCGGATGCTGGCAATGGCCGCATCGCGGCTCGGCCTGCGCTGCCAGGTGTTCTCGCCCGATCCGGATTCGCCGGCCTTCGACGTCGTGCTGAACGCGACCTGCGCCGAATATGCCGACGTCGAAGCGCTCGAACTGTTCGCTCACGACGTCGACGTCATCACCTACGAATTCGAGAACGTGCCGGCCGCAGCGGCGATGGTGCTGGACGCGCGGCGCCCGGTACTGCCCAACCGCAAGATCCTCGAGACCACCCAGGACCGACTGGCCGAGAAGGATTTCGTGACGCGGCTCGGCATCGGCACCGCCGCTTATGCCGACGTCACCTCGGTGGCATCGCTGCGCGAGGCGATCGACAAGATCGGCCTCCCCGCCGTGCTGAAGACCCGCCGCTTCGGCTATGACGGAAAAGGCCAGGCCATCATCCGCGAGGGCGACGACATCGCGAAGATCTGGACCAGCCTCGCCACCAAATCGGCGATCCTGGAAGCCTTCGTGCCGTTCGAGCGCGAGATTTCCGTCATCGCCGCGCGCTCGGCATCGGGCCAGGTCGAGTGCTTCGACGTCACCGAGAACGAGCACCGCGACCACATTCTGAAGATTTCGCGCGCGCCCGCCGCGATTCCGGATGCGTTGGCCGAAGAGGCGCGCAGCATCGCCAGCAAGATCGCGACCGCGCTCGACTATGTCGGCGTGCTCGCCGTCGAGATGTTCGTGCTCTCCAACGGCGGCGGATCAAAGGTGCTGGTCAACGAGATCGCCCCGCGCGTGCACAATTCCGGACACTGGACGCTTGACGGCGCGTCCCTCTCCCAGTTCGAGCAGCACATCCGCGCCATTGCCGGCTGGCCGCTCGGCAAACCGGTGCGCCACGGCGAGGTCGTTACCATGACCAACCTGATCGGCGACGAGATCGACGACTACGAGACCTGGCTGAGCGTGCCGGGCGTGACCGTCCATATCTACGGCAAGGGCGCGCCGCGCCCCGGCCGCAAGATGGGCCATGTCACTGAAGTCAGGCCTTCAAAGAGCAAGTGA
- the rpsU gene encoding 30S ribosomal protein S21, producing the protein MQVLVRDNNVDQALKALKKKMQREGIFREMKLRGHYEKPSEKKAREKAEAVRRARKLARKKLQREGLLPMKPKPVFGAGPGGERGGRSGPGAGPRGPR; encoded by the coding sequence GTGCAGGTTCTCGTTCGCGATAACAATGTCGACCAAGCTCTCAAGGCGCTGAAGAAGAAGATGCAGCGCGAGGGCATTTTCCGCGAGATGAAGCTCCGCGGTCACTACGAGAAGCCCTCCGAGAAGAAGGCCCGCGAAAAGGCCGAGGCCGTGCGCCGTGCGCGCAAGCTGGCCCGCAAGAAGCTGCAGCGCGAAGGCCTGCTGCCGATGAAGCCGAAGCCGGTGTTCGGCGCCGGCCCCGGTGGCGAGCGTGGCGGCCGCAGCGGCCCCGGTGCAGGACCGCGCGGACCGCGCTGA
- a CDS encoding tetratricopeptide repeat protein, giving the protein MAFPFPQPGLARLRQIWRQPLALTLVGIALCGCSFDLGSLTPEKDKPQEAPKAAAAPDSAVSAANVAEAQTHTGKAEALAKSGETQAALDEFNRAVALDPYNAQALYGRALLYQGNNEHDFAIADFGAASGLNPQKAEPLLGRAVSYLAIGKVKEAAADLDEASEADPHNAQVWTMRGQAYERLGDKTKAAASYSKAVSLRPRDDAARSGLARVGG; this is encoded by the coding sequence ATGGCCTTCCCTTTCCCCCAGCCCGGCTTGGCGCGGCTACGCCAGATCTGGCGCCAGCCGCTTGCGTTGACCCTGGTGGGAATCGCACTGTGCGGCTGCTCCTTCGATCTCGGCTCGTTGACGCCGGAGAAGGACAAGCCGCAGGAAGCGCCGAAGGCGGCCGCCGCACCGGATAGCGCAGTCAGTGCGGCCAACGTCGCCGAAGCCCAAACCCACACGGGAAAAGCTGAGGCCTTGGCGAAATCGGGCGAGACGCAAGCAGCGCTGGACGAGTTCAATCGCGCCGTCGCGCTCGATCCCTACAATGCCCAGGCACTCTACGGCCGCGCCCTGCTCTACCAAGGCAACAACGAGCACGACTTCGCGATCGCCGATTTCGGTGCCGCAAGCGGGCTCAACCCGCAAAAGGCCGAGCCGCTGCTCGGCCGCGCCGTCAGCTATCTCGCCATCGGCAAGGTCAAGGAAGCGGCGGCCGATCTCGACGAGGCCTCCGAAGCCGATCCGCACAACGCCCAGGTCTGGACGATGCGGGGACAGGCCTATGAGCGGCTGGGCGACAAGACCAAGGCGGCGGCGTCCTACAGCAAGGCGGTCAGCCTGCGCCCACGCGACGACGCCGCCCGCAGCGGCTTGGCTCGCGTCGGCGGCTGA
- a CDS encoding cupin domain-containing protein — protein sequence MIAAQSEVQVDNEEVRVTEWRLAPGSATGHHIHGMDYVIVPVVAGEMTIVALGGERSKAQLAAGKSYFRKAGVQHDVLNETSTEMVFLEIELKA from the coding sequence ATGATTGCCGCTCAGTCGGAGGTCCAGGTCGACAATGAGGAGGTCCGGGTGACCGAATGGCGGCTTGCCCCGGGCAGCGCGACCGGGCATCACATCCACGGAATGGACTATGTGATCGTTCCCGTGGTGGCCGGCGAAATGACCATCGTGGCGCTAGGCGGCGAGCGCTCCAAGGCGCAGCTTGCGGCCGGAAAATCCTACTTCCGCAAGGCCGGCGTCCAACACGACGTACTTAACGAAACCTCAACCGAGATGGTGTTCCTTGAAATAGAGCTGAAGGCATAA
- a CDS encoding ionic transporter y4hA, which yields MTAHGPMPRSSWIFPALAVLLFLIVTMTGYGFTLSAGGGLFSIVLLVILFGTVFAAVHHSEVIAERIGEPYGTLLLTLAVTIIEVALITTIMLGDKPAPTLARDTVFAVVMIVCNSLVGVCVFIGGLRYREQGFQVSGANVYLSVLIALATLTLIMPNYTMTTPGPIYSTLQLGFVDLVTIVLYGVFLYTQTVLHKDYFVHERADGAGGEAYLSGRMLGLSIALLLISLLAVVLLAKKFSLVVDAVADRMGAPPAFAGLLVALLILMPEGVSAIAAARKNDLQKSINLALGSSLATIGLTIPAVGLATYVIDQPLVLGLNPQNTVLLFLTFLLSMLTFGTGRTNVLFGLVHMVVFAVYVFMVFVP from the coding sequence ATGACTGCACATGGACCGATGCCGCGGTCGTCCTGGATCTTCCCCGCTCTGGCGGTGCTGCTGTTCCTGATCGTGACCATGACCGGCTACGGTTTCACCTTGTCGGCAGGCGGCGGCCTGTTCTCAATCGTCCTGCTGGTGATCCTGTTCGGCACCGTGTTCGCGGCCGTGCATCATTCCGAGGTGATCGCGGAGCGGATCGGCGAGCCCTATGGCACGCTGCTTCTCACGCTCGCGGTGACCATTATCGAGGTCGCGCTGATCACCACGATCATGCTGGGCGACAAGCCGGCGCCAACGCTTGCACGCGACACTGTCTTCGCGGTGGTGATGATCGTCTGCAACAGCCTCGTCGGCGTCTGCGTCTTCATCGGCGGGCTGCGCTACCGCGAGCAGGGATTTCAGGTCTCGGGCGCCAACGTCTACCTCAGCGTGCTGATTGCGCTCGCGACGCTGACGCTGATCATGCCCAACTACACGATGACGACGCCGGGCCCGATCTACTCGACGCTCCAGCTCGGCTTCGTCGATCTCGTGACCATCGTGCTCTATGGCGTGTTCCTTTACACCCAGACCGTCCTGCACAAGGACTACTTCGTCCATGAGAGGGCGGACGGTGCGGGCGGCGAGGCTTATTTGTCGGGTAGGATGCTGGGGCTCAGCATCGCGCTGCTGCTGATCTCGCTCCTGGCCGTCGTTCTCCTCGCCAAGAAATTCTCGCTGGTGGTGGACGCCGTCGCCGACAGGATGGGCGCCCCGCCGGCATTCGCGGGCCTGCTGGTCGCGCTCTTGATCCTGATGCCCGAGGGCGTTTCAGCGATCGCCGCGGCCCGCAAGAACGACCTCCAGAAGAGCATCAATCTGGCGCTCGGGTCCTCGCTGGCAACCATCGGCCTGACCATCCCGGCGGTCGGGCTCGCCACCTATGTGATCGACCAGCCGCTGGTGCTGGGCCTCAATCCCCAGAATACCGTGCTGCTGTTCCTGACATTTCTGCTCAGCATGCTGACCTTCGGCACCGGTAGGACCAACGTCCTGTTCGGGCTGGTCCATATGGTGGTATTTGCAGTTTACGTATTCATGGTGTTCGTGCCCTGA